From a region of the Sinorhizobium sp. B11 genome:
- a CDS encoding DUF1737 domain-containing protein gives MKLYRFLTGPDDASFCHKVTAALNKGWSLSGSPTYSFNAATGQMQCGQAVVKDVEGKDYHPDMKLSEQ, from the coding sequence ATGAAACTCTACCGCTTCCTGACCGGTCCCGACGACGCTTCCTTCTGCCACAAGGTGACGGCCGCGCTGAACAAGGGCTGGTCGCTGTCGGGCTCGCCCACCTATAGCTTCAACGCTGCGACCGGCCAGATGCAGTGTGGCCAGGCCGTCGTCAAGGACGTCGAGGGTAAGGATTATCACCCGGACATGAAGCTGTCCGAGCAATAA
- a CDS encoding metallopeptidase family protein, producing the protein MAHVDRSDDWRDRHAPTISTFESLAMEAYSHLPDEFRKLTTNLNIEIEDFPDDEVFEDMALETPFDLLGLFEGRGISERFTVETGEMPNRIRLYRRPILDYWAENDETLGDIITHVLIHEIGHHFGLSDDDMERIEASAEEAAER; encoded by the coding sequence ATGGCCCACGTAGACCGGAGCGATGATTGGCGGGATCGCCATGCGCCGACGATCAGCACCTTCGAGTCGCTGGCAATGGAGGCCTACAGCCATCTGCCGGACGAATTTCGCAAGCTGACGACCAATCTGAACATCGAAATCGAAGACTTCCCCGATGACGAAGTTTTCGAGGATATGGCGCTTGAAACACCCTTTGACCTGCTCGGCCTTTTCGAGGGACGCGGCATTTCGGAGCGCTTTACCGTGGAAACCGGCGAGATGCCGAACCGCATCCGCCTCTATCGCCGTCCGATCCTCGATTACTGGGCCGAAAACGACGAAACGCTGGGCGACATCATCACCCATGTGCTGATCCATGAGATCGGCCACCACTTCGGCCTCAGCGACGATGACATGGAACGCATTGAGGCAAGCGCCGAAGAAGCGGCCGAACGCTGA